One window of Carassius auratus strain Wakin chromosome 17, ASM336829v1, whole genome shotgun sequence genomic DNA carries:
- the LOC113117686 gene encoding antimicrobial peptide NK-lysin-like — protein sequence MLRNIFLVSLLIYAVCAAHWEIREVDSAEDQDEEISADSMSTQQIFNKCDICKKIMKAVKKKLSANATPHEIKEKLNNACNKLKLVSGQCKKLVQKYLHAIIDELMTEDGPNTICTKIHACKSNPPIKEFIFVHDQAHDNF from the exons ATGCTCCGCAACATCTTTCTTGTCAGCTTGCTCATATATGCAG TCTGTGCAGCTCATTGGGAGATCCGTGAGGTGGACTCTGCTGAGGACCAAGACGAAGAGATTTCT gCTGACAGCATGTCGACACAGCAGATATTTAATAAGTGCGATATATGCAAAAAAATCATGAAGGCAGTGAAAAAGAAACTCTCCGCTAATGCAACACCG CATGAAATTAAAGAAAAGCTGAACAACGCCTGTAATAAATTGAAGCTGGTGAGTGGTCAGTGCAAGAAACTTGTTCAGAAGTATCTACACGCTATAATTGATGAGCTGATGACAGAGGATGGGCCAAACACCATCTGTACTAAAATTCATGCCTGCAA GTCAAACCCACCAATAAAGGAGTTCATTTTTGTACATGATCAAGCTCATgacaatttctga